In one Flavobacteriales bacterium genomic region, the following are encoded:
- a CDS encoding DinB family protein — MTAISEAQVLAHVVDRTRQYTRYYCSLLKDQDPHRVFVCEGKPLNTAYWLIAHLATSQNGLLLRATGGPFEKFSWAKHFTLGSQGLPPEQCPPYEEIWATFNEVHRKAMAHLPTLTTDQLNGPNITGLTAIGGSVRDVITHAARHEALHTGHLSWLCKLHGIGTM; from the coding sequence ATGACCGCCATCAGCGAAGCCCAGGTCCTGGCCCATGTGGTGGACCGCACCCGGCAGTACACCCGCTACTACTGCAGCCTGCTCAAGGACCAGGACCCGCACCGGGTATTCGTGTGCGAAGGCAAGCCGCTGAACACCGCGTACTGGCTCATCGCCCACCTGGCCACCAGCCAGAACGGGCTGCTGCTGCGGGCCACGGGAGGGCCCTTCGAGAAGTTCAGCTGGGCCAAGCACTTCACCTTGGGCAGCCAGGGCCTTCCGCCTGAGCAATGCCCTCCCTACGAGGAGATCTGGGCCACCTTCAACGAGGTGCACCGCAAGGCAATGGCGCACCTGCCAACGCTGACCACCGACCAGCTGAACGGACCGAACATCACCGGCCTTACGGCCATCGGAGGCTCGGTACGCGATGTGATCACCCATGCGGCGCGCCATGAAGCCCTGCACACCGGCCACCTCAGCTGGCTGTGCAAGCTGCATGGCATCGGCACCATGTGA
- the nhaD gene encoding sodium:proton antiporter NhaD, which translates to MYLAIGLTFILGYLCIALEHPLRINKAATALVTGVLVWIMLMLGQHELLGAAEAAHGHEGVVESLMHHLGDIASILFFLMGAMTIVELVDAHEGFRVITDRITGTNKVTLMWVLSIITFFLSAALDNMTTAIVMCALLRKLIKDKNDLWTFAGMVIVAANAGGAWSPIGDVTTIMLWIGGQVTTGNIIAKLIVPSLVCLLLPLVWFTFTFKGTIQRPDAAAEENAGHKAVSTGKRNLVFALGLFALLGVPLFKTWTHLPPYMGILLGLGILWIVTELMHMNAIETDKGHLSVTAVLRRIDVPSVLFFLGILTAVSGLQEAGHLTDAAHLLDAKLGSIYAVNTVIGLLSAVVDNVPLVAAAMGMYPMEQFHADHPFWELLAYCAGTGGSILIIGSAAGVATMGILGIDFLWYLRRMAFPAALGYFGGIIAFWLLWHGA; encoded by the coding sequence ATGTACCTCGCCATCGGCCTCACCTTCATCCTGGGATACCTGTGCATCGCGCTGGAGCACCCGCTCCGCATCAATAAAGCGGCCACCGCCCTGGTCACGGGCGTGCTGGTCTGGATCATGCTCATGCTGGGCCAGCACGAGCTACTGGGCGCGGCGGAGGCCGCGCATGGCCATGAGGGGGTGGTGGAGTCGCTGATGCACCACCTGGGCGACATCGCCAGCATCCTCTTCTTCCTGATGGGCGCCATGACGATCGTGGAACTCGTGGATGCGCACGAGGGATTCCGCGTGATCACCGACCGCATCACCGGCACCAACAAGGTGACGCTGATGTGGGTGCTCAGCATCATCACCTTCTTCCTGAGCGCGGCGCTGGACAACATGACCACGGCCATCGTCATGTGCGCGTTGCTGCGCAAGCTGATCAAGGACAAGAACGACCTGTGGACCTTCGCCGGCATGGTGATCGTGGCCGCCAACGCGGGTGGTGCGTGGAGCCCCATCGGCGATGTCACCACCATCATGCTCTGGATCGGCGGCCAGGTCACCACCGGCAATATCATCGCCAAGCTCATCGTGCCGAGCCTTGTATGCCTGCTGCTGCCGCTGGTCTGGTTCACCTTCACCTTCAAGGGCACCATCCAGCGACCCGATGCGGCGGCGGAGGAGAATGCCGGCCACAAGGCGGTTTCCACCGGCAAGCGCAACCTGGTCTTCGCACTCGGCCTCTTCGCGCTGCTCGGCGTGCCGCTCTTCAAGACCTGGACGCACCTGCCACCCTACATGGGCATCCTTCTCGGCCTGGGAATCCTCTGGATCGTCACGGAACTCATGCACATGAATGCCATCGAGACCGATAAGGGCCACCTCTCGGTCACAGCGGTGCTCAGGAGGATCGATGTGCCGAGCGTCCTCTTCTTCCTCGGCATCCTCACCGCCGTATCGGGCCTGCAGGAGGCCGGCCATCTGACGGATGCGGCACACCTGCTCGATGCCAAGCTGGGCAGCATCTATGCGGTGAACACGGTGATCGGCCTGCTTTCAGCGGTGGTGGACAACGTGCCCTTGGTGGCCGCGGCCATGGGCATGTATCCCATGGAGCAGTTCCATGCCGATCATCCCTTCTGGGAACTGCTCGCCTATTGCGCGGGCACCGGTGGCAGCATTCTCATCATCGGCTCCGCAGCCGGTGTCGCCACGATGGGCATCCTCGGCATCGACTTCCTCTGGTACCTGCGCCGCATGGCCTTTCCGGCCGCCTTGGGCTATTTCGGCGGCATCATCGCCTTCTGGCTCCTTTGGCACGGAGCGTGA